From one Rhizobium sp. CIAT894 genomic stretch:
- a CDS encoding DEAD/DEAH box helicase, which yields MQTSADRAERERLLAILDFWHKIEFFIPYDLSSRIVTGEGRSVFWLHRKTLEDDGAALSRPAIPEEKQITGFTLFLGVFSKSEITSIRRHFDNVAADIAEYEDAERSDLDGDTCFASLRLTPLGQPIFETFSVSTLPWALGRVQKSGLSSLSSEAFAESKRQLSELLQNFRAQRHLRSSSCGDIDDQPIDAGEILTLHELLCDWAKFASHREKPIAAVEIRYKDKVEKPEVLSLPPPQESPSPDADDAEDESANVEEEIGILNSFFIEDIERAMLRVKQGDIPEPLRRYLTALSREKRIDLYSEDGRRAIVRALHPGNLNRGRWLGEPHQAMSLMQQFAINSAVGDLSETGLFSVNGPPGTGKTTLLRDMFADNIVRRARVLSSLKTARDAFDGSVRRAIFADRSTATLSTLIPALTGFEMVVTSSNNAAVENISRDLPKRSAIARGSSFQYLQTVAHKIACQKDNGATVKLSDGDRPWGLIACALGNSRNRRAFKERFAFMEITDRPKPGWSGADKPQTIWEWLKSYEGPTFAEASAAFHAADGAVRDKIGQYARYADLHDEITLVSQDSFCREALERVAAAAAERRDAQDRCDRVAAEMRRIRKDLSDLKEEEQLLDRSAPARWKRLLATNPARQHRQDVVANALKQLELRKALAECEHQLAKADGPMLEQALREHDRAERALRSRRKIWSAKREEFERLAEILGHPAAPRRLADLETEQVQIDGLWHQDELAALRSALLEAALTLHEAWLADVGRKGGGFGGNIVSISKLLSNNNPVDSDYIALIWQSLFMIVPIVSTTFASFSRQFHGLEAGSIGWVFIDEAGQAVPQAAVGALLRGRRIMVIGDPQQIEPVFTLPSALITATAALSPHTATGQYSPNMASVQMLADAANRYGTTIEGGEADGLWIGTPLRVHRRCIDPMFSLANRIAYQNKMIFGLRQRQPAGDAPPFYGDSAWIDIKGKVSGKQMVAEQTDFIVDLLTATYRRDGALPDLYIISPFKEIKNRLREALTHARWIDPDGNPRSSPPRLSRWLRERIGTVHTFQGKEEDMVFMVLGADAEHSGAAAWAASKPNLLNVALTRAKRRFYIVGDRSLWETLPYFRETASSLDRIQAGDFLARIGGTEDRF from the coding sequence ATGCAGACCAGTGCAGATCGCGCCGAAAGAGAACGGCTTCTGGCCATTCTCGATTTCTGGCACAAGATCGAGTTCTTCATTCCCTACGATCTCTCCAGCCGTATCGTCACAGGTGAAGGGCGCAGTGTCTTCTGGCTGCATAGAAAAACGCTCGAAGACGACGGCGCCGCACTCAGTCGCCCAGCGATCCCCGAAGAGAAACAGATTACCGGTTTTACCCTGTTCCTCGGCGTTTTCAGCAAATCCGAAATTACCAGTATCCGCAGGCACTTCGACAATGTGGCGGCCGATATCGCCGAATATGAGGATGCCGAACGCAGCGATCTCGATGGCGATACCTGCTTTGCCAGCCTGCGGCTCACACCGCTGGGGCAGCCGATTTTCGAAACATTTTCCGTTTCCACGCTGCCATGGGCTCTGGGACGAGTGCAGAAATCCGGCCTCTCCTCGCTCAGTTCCGAGGCATTTGCCGAGAGTAAGCGGCAGCTATCGGAATTGCTGCAAAATTTTCGGGCGCAGCGGCATTTAAGATCTTCGTCCTGCGGGGACATCGACGATCAACCGATCGATGCCGGCGAGATCCTGACGCTGCATGAATTGCTCTGCGATTGGGCCAAATTTGCCTCGCATCGGGAGAAGCCCATCGCCGCCGTTGAAATCCGCTACAAGGACAAGGTGGAAAAACCGGAAGTCCTCTCGCTGCCGCCGCCGCAGGAGAGCCCTTCGCCCGATGCCGACGATGCGGAGGATGAGAGCGCAAACGTCGAGGAAGAGATCGGTATCCTGAACAGCTTCTTCATCGAGGATATCGAGCGGGCGATGTTGCGCGTCAAACAGGGCGATATCCCCGAGCCGCTCAGGCGATATCTCACGGCGCTTTCCCGGGAGAAGCGGATCGACCTCTACTCGGAGGATGGACGCCGGGCGATCGTCAGGGCCTTGCATCCTGGCAATCTCAACCGTGGACGCTGGCTCGGCGAACCGCATCAGGCGATGAGCCTCATGCAGCAGTTCGCGATCAATTCGGCCGTCGGCGACCTTTCCGAAACCGGACTTTTCTCGGTCAACGGCCCACCGGGGACGGGAAAGACGACCCTGCTTCGCGACATGTTCGCGGATAATATCGTTCGGCGCGCCCGGGTTCTCTCCTCCTTGAAGACGGCGCGCGATGCCTTTGACGGATCGGTGCGCCGCGCCATTTTCGCAGACCGGAGCACTGCCACCCTGTCGACGCTGATCCCGGCCCTTACCGGTTTCGAGATGGTCGTCACCTCCTCCAACAACGCCGCTGTGGAGAATATTTCGCGTGACCTTCCCAAGCGAAGCGCGATCGCCAGAGGGTCGTCATTCCAATATCTGCAGACGGTCGCGCACAAGATCGCCTGCCAGAAGGACAATGGCGCCACCGTCAAGCTTTCCGACGGCGACCGCCCATGGGGGCTGATCGCCTGTGCGCTCGGCAATTCCAGGAACCGCCGCGCCTTTAAGGAGCGTTTCGCCTTCATGGAAATCACCGACCGGCCAAAGCCCGGCTGGTCCGGTGCCGATAAGCCGCAGACCATTTGGGAATGGCTGAAGAGCTATGAAGGACCGACCTTTGCCGAAGCGTCGGCAGCTTTTCATGCCGCCGACGGCGCGGTTCGCGACAAGATCGGCCAATATGCACGTTATGCCGATCTCCATGACGAGATCACTCTCGTTTCGCAGGATAGCTTCTGCCGCGAGGCGCTTGAAAGGGTGGCAGCCGCTGCGGCCGAACGTCGAGATGCGCAGGACCGATGCGACAGGGTCGCCGCCGAAATGCGTCGCATCAGGAAAGATCTGTCTGATCTGAAGGAGGAGGAACAGTTGCTCGACCGCAGCGCGCCTGCGCGATGGAAAAGATTACTGGCGACCAACCCCGCCCGGCAGCATCGGCAGGACGTTGTCGCCAATGCGCTGAAGCAATTGGAACTGCGCAAGGCGCTGGCGGAATGCGAGCATCAGCTTGCCAAAGCCGATGGGCCTATGCTGGAACAAGCTTTGCGGGAGCATGACCGGGCTGAACGGGCACTGCGGTCACGACGGAAAATCTGGTCCGCGAAAAGAGAAGAATTCGAGCGGCTGGCGGAAATTCTCGGTCATCCCGCCGCACCCAGGCGCCTTGCGGATCTTGAGACCGAGCAGGTCCAGATCGACGGCCTTTGGCATCAGGACGAACTGGCGGCTTTGCGTTCTGCATTGCTGGAAGCGGCGCTGACGCTGCATGAAGCCTGGCTGGCGGATGTCGGCAGAAAGGGCGGAGGTTTTGGCGGCAACATCGTCTCCATCAGCAAACTGCTTTCCAACAACAATCCTGTCGACAGCGACTATATTGCATTGATCTGGCAGAGCCTTTTCATGATCGTTCCGATCGTGTCGACGACGTTCGCGTCCTTCTCCCGGCAGTTCCACGGCCTCGAAGCCGGTTCGATCGGCTGGGTTTTCATCGATGAGGCCGGCCAGGCCGTGCCCCAGGCCGCTGTCGGGGCCTTGCTGCGGGGACGCCGCATTATGGTGATCGGCGACCCCCAGCAGATCGAGCCGGTCTTCACCCTGCCGAGTGCGCTCATTACCGCCACTGCTGCGCTCTCGCCCCATACGGCGACAGGACAATATTCACCGAACATGGCATCGGTGCAGATGCTGGCCGACGCCGCCAACCGCTACGGAACAACAATCGAGGGCGGGGAAGCGGATGGGCTCTGGATCGGCACTCCCCTCAGGGTGCATCGGCGCTGCATCGATCCGATGTTCAGCCTTGCCAACCGGATCGCCTATCAAAACAAGATGATATTCGGGCTGAGGCAACGCCAGCCCGCCGGCGATGCCCCGCCATTTTACGGCGACAGCGCCTGGATCGACATCAAGGGCAAGGTATCCGGGAAACAGATGGTTGCCGAACAGACGGACTTTATCGTCGATCTCCTCACCGCCACCTACCGCCGGGATGGCGCATTGCCGGATCTTTATATCATTTCGCCCTTCAAGGAGATCAAGAACCGTCTGCGGGAGGCTCTGACCCACGCAAGATGGATCGATCCGGACGGCAATCCGCGTTCATCCCCGCCAAGACTGTCGAGGTGGCTGCGGGAGCGGATCGGCACGGTGCATACTTTCCAGGGCAAGGAGGAGGACATGGTTTTCATGGTGCTCGGCGCCGATGCCGAGCATAGCGGAGCCGCAGCCTGGGCAGCATCGAAGCCAAACCTCCTGAACGTGGCCCTGACGCGCGCCAAACGCCGTTTCTACATCGTCGGCGACCGGTCCCTCTGGGAAACTCTGCCTTATTTCAGAGAGACGGCGAGCTCCTTGGATAGGATCCAGGCAGGGGACTTCCTTGCCAGGATTGGCGGGACAGAAGACCGGTTTTAA